The following proteins are co-located in the Polymorphospora rubra genome:
- the eccD gene encoding type VII secretion integral membrane protein EccD, which yields MTSVTAPGGLSLARVTVAAPKRRMDVALPDNMLLAELMPHLLRHAGDDLGDTGEQQGGWVLRRATGTLLEPGRSLSVQGVRDGEVLHLAPGRDDWPEMAYDDVVEIIASGARRSGRSWGGLATRRCGLAVATAALGTGLAGLLTAGPAWQLAGGAALGVAALLAIVGVLLSRAFSDAAAGAVVAAAGLPYAFTGGALLAAPSGAALTGLGAPSVLLGCAALLAAAVVGYTAVAAVQRLFMAGIVTGLIGALAGLLCVVGLSTAGAAAVALTVAIGMLPSYPLMASWMGRMPMPELPGRPEEILADRPVPRRSDVFATVARSTELLTGMLLGAAVTSACAVALVVAHDGTVSGVLLAVCAGGALLLRARLFPLPQQRVPLIVGGLAALGALMFGGLLGTGSGVTRIVLLSLVIATAAVALTAGLVYSRRSPTPYVGRAADIADVLAIMALIPLTCAVVGLFGAIRALFASIGG from the coding sequence GTGACCAGCGTGACGGCCCCCGGCGGTCTCAGTCTGGCCAGGGTGACGGTCGCGGCGCCGAAACGGCGCATGGATGTGGCCCTCCCCGACAACATGCTCCTCGCCGAGCTCATGCCACACCTGCTCCGGCACGCCGGCGACGATCTCGGCGACACCGGCGAGCAGCAGGGCGGCTGGGTGTTGCGGCGGGCCACCGGCACCCTCCTCGAGCCCGGCCGCAGCCTGTCCGTGCAGGGCGTACGCGACGGCGAGGTGCTGCACCTGGCGCCCGGCCGTGACGACTGGCCGGAGATGGCGTACGACGACGTCGTCGAGATCATCGCCAGCGGTGCGCGGCGCTCCGGACGGTCCTGGGGCGGCCTCGCCACCCGCCGGTGCGGCCTGGCGGTCGCCACCGCGGCGCTCGGCACCGGCCTGGCCGGGCTGCTCACCGCCGGCCCGGCCTGGCAGCTCGCCGGCGGTGCGGCGCTCGGTGTCGCGGCCCTGCTCGCGATCGTCGGCGTCCTGCTCTCCCGGGCGTTCTCCGACGCCGCGGCCGGGGCCGTCGTCGCGGCGGCCGGCCTGCCGTACGCGTTCACCGGCGGCGCGCTGCTGGCCGCCCCGTCGGGCGCGGCGCTGACCGGTCTCGGCGCGCCGAGCGTGCTGCTCGGCTGCGCCGCCCTGCTGGCCGCCGCCGTCGTCGGCTACACCGCGGTCGCCGCGGTGCAGCGGCTGTTCATGGCCGGCATCGTGACCGGGCTGATCGGCGCGCTCGCCGGGCTGCTCTGCGTCGTCGGCCTGTCCACGGCCGGGGCGGCGGCCGTCGCGCTGACCGTCGCGATCGGGATGCTGCCGAGCTATCCGCTGATGGCGAGCTGGATGGGCCGGATGCCGATGCCGGAGCTGCCCGGCCGGCCCGAGGAGATCCTCGCCGACCGGCCGGTCCCGCGCCGCTCCGACGTCTTCGCCACGGTCGCCCGGTCGACCGAACTGCTGACCGGGATGCTGCTGGGCGCGGCCGTCACCAGCGCGTGCGCGGTCGCGCTCGTGGTCGCCCACGACGGGACGGTCTCCGGCGTGCTGCTCGCCGTGTGCGCGGGTGGTGCGCTGCTGCTGCGGGCCCGGCTCTTCCCCCTGCCGCAGCAGCGGGTCCCGCTCATCGTCGGCGGACTGGCCGCCCTCGGCGCGCTGATGTTCGGCGGCCTGCTCGGCACCGGGTCGGGCGTCACCCGGATCGTGCTGCTGTCCCTGGTGATCGCCACCGCCGCCGTCGCCCTGACCGCCGGGCTCGTCTACAGTCGACGGTCGCCGACCCCGTACGTCGGTCGGGCCGCCGACATCGCCGACGTGCTGGCCATCATGGCGCTGATCCCGTTGACGTGCGCGGTCGTCGGTCTCTTCGGCGCCATCCGCGCGCTGTTCGCGTCGATCGGCGGGTGA